One genomic region from Leptospira tipperaryensis encodes:
- a CDS encoding methyl-accepting chemotaxis protein translates to MSIRFRISLYLSIVLFIGFSILAAVNATTSYQNLKSEVENNSAITSERWSLEVKDILDSAMFYARGFRSPLIFTSPARDQIIGSMKEVIERNPVFFGLWLVYEPNLYDGKDAQFRNSFAHDSSGRFIPYVYQSGQKGKANVEASINYDNTNGAGDYYQIPKKNNSYYVSEPYVYKAGTTEVMMISIVAPISKDGFFRGACGIDLKIEELQTKFGEVKPFRNQGYMTLISPSGLYTVNGKDPSLIGKKIPDSKEMEVFNKHSQEGKNYTYNSNAHTHYYFPFHVGKDKRNWVMQVSVPDSIYQSEILKIVLQCYLAAILILISVLICLNFIFQKLITSGLLKAIGFSEEIAKGNLIAEKDYHRSDEIGTLLGSMNQMRENLLKVVREIGGSATILKSTSEKMADSSRSFSDVAQTQASAAEESSAAVEELAASAQNVGKSMEKAVSSMKEIDGNVIRLKEQITNINNEMQDLVRLAAESKEQGVTGENAMAASTSAMGAIGESASRITEILSIITEISEKTNLLALNAAIEAARAGEAGKGFAVVAEEIGKLASQTSTSVQEIGALVNSTNNAVLNGNSKVSEASSVLRKLREQVEEFDRYAKNVLSSVRNQEENTKEISQSANELMTFSIQIEEAVLEQKRATDEITKTIVSISDGTQEIAAGADDLTSFSGNMHGQAEQLGQLVGKFRTN, encoded by the coding sequence ATGAGCATTCGATTTCGCATTTCTCTTTATTTATCAATCGTATTGTTTATCGGCTTTTCAATTTTGGCGGCGGTCAATGCGACCACTTCCTATCAAAATTTAAAATCCGAAGTTGAAAATAACTCCGCGATTACTTCCGAACGCTGGTCTCTCGAAGTAAAAGATATTTTGGATTCTGCGATGTTCTACGCGAGAGGATTTCGTTCCCCTCTCATCTTTACTTCTCCGGCTCGAGATCAGATCATCGGATCGATGAAGGAAGTGATCGAAAGAAATCCGGTCTTCTTCGGTCTTTGGCTTGTCTACGAACCCAATCTCTACGACGGAAAGGACGCTCAATTTAGAAACTCCTTTGCTCACGATTCTTCGGGAAGATTTATACCCTACGTTTATCAATCGGGACAAAAGGGGAAGGCGAACGTCGAAGCGAGCATAAATTATGATAACACGAACGGAGCCGGAGATTATTATCAGATTCCCAAAAAGAATAATTCCTACTACGTTTCAGAGCCTTATGTTTACAAAGCGGGCACGACGGAAGTGATGATGATTTCGATCGTAGCTCCGATCAGCAAGGACGGATTCTTTCGCGGCGCCTGCGGGATCGATCTGAAAATCGAAGAGCTACAGACCAAGTTCGGAGAAGTGAAACCTTTCCGGAACCAAGGATACATGACTCTCATTTCGCCTAGCGGCCTTTATACGGTAAACGGGAAAGACCCGAGCTTGATCGGAAAGAAAATTCCGGATTCTAAAGAAATGGAAGTTTTTAACAAACATTCTCAGGAAGGAAAAAATTATACTTACAACTCGAATGCTCACACCCACTACTACTTCCCCTTTCACGTAGGAAAGGACAAACGAAATTGGGTAATGCAGGTCAGCGTTCCGGATTCTATCTATCAAAGCGAAATTCTAAAAATTGTCTTACAATGCTATCTGGCCGCGATTCTCATTTTGATTTCCGTTTTGATCTGTTTGAATTTTATATTCCAAAAATTGATTACTTCCGGTCTTCTCAAAGCCATCGGTTTTTCCGAAGAGATCGCCAAAGGAAATCTGATCGCGGAGAAAGACTACCATCGATCCGATGAAATCGGAACCCTGCTCGGATCCATGAATCAGATGCGGGAGAATCTTCTCAAAGTGGTTCGAGAAATCGGCGGATCGGCTACGATACTCAAAAGTACTTCCGAAAAGATGGCGGATTCTTCCAGAAGTTTTTCCGATGTCGCGCAAACACAAGCTTCCGCTGCGGAAGAATCTTCTGCGGCCGTGGAAGAACTCGCTGCTTCGGCGCAAAACGTCGGTAAGTCGATGGAGAAAGCCGTTTCGAGTATGAAAGAAATCGACGGGAACGTGATTCGTCTCAAGGAACAGATCACAAACATCAACAACGAGATGCAGGACTTGGTACGCTTAGCTGCGGAATCAAAGGAGCAAGGAGTCACAGGTGAGAATGCGATGGCGGCTTCCACAAGCGCGATGGGCGCCATCGGCGAAAGCGCTTCTCGGATCACTGAAATTCTTTCCATCATTACCGAGATCTCGGAGAAGACAAACTTGCTAGCGCTCAACGCAGCCATCGAAGCGGCGAGGGCCGGAGAAGCGGGAAAAGGTTTTGCGGTCGTCGCCGAAGAAATCGGAAAACTCGCTTCTCAAACTTCCACGAGCGTACAAGAGATCGGCGCTTTAGTCAATTCTACGAACAACGCGGTATTAAACGGAAACTCAAAAGTTTCCGAAGCGTCGAGTGTACTTCGCAAACTCAGAGAACAAGTGGAAGAATTTGATCGTTACGCAAAGAACGTTCTTTCTTCCGTACGAAACCAAGAGGAGAATACGAAAGAAATTTCTCAGAGCGCGAACGAACTCATGACCTTCAGCATTCAAATCGAAGAAGCGGTCCTCGAACAAAAACGCGCAACGGATGAGATCACAAAAACGATCGTAAGCATCTCCGATGGAACTCAAGAAATCGCAGCGGGCGCGGACGATCTCACTTCTTTTTCTGGGAATATGCACGGACAGGCGGAACAATTAGGGCAACTCGTAGGAAAGTTTAGAACGAACTAA
- a CDS encoding methyl-accepting chemotaxis protein, whose protein sequence is MSIRFRISLYLSIVLFVGFTVLAGTNSYTAYQNLKTEVVNSSNVTAERWTFEVKDHLDTTMALIRGFRFPLMYATPTRSQVIFALKEILKRNENYYGAWVAYEPNGFDGRDSQFKNTEGHDATGRFVPYLHRGKTKEEIVLEAAKNYDNLGPDGDWYQIPKKSNSPLATDPYYYEVQGKINVLMISLVVPISTDGKYYGAAGLDYQLEELQNLIGDTKPFRNQGYVALISPKGIYAINGLDKNLVGKLIPEKEELDSYLVKSQEGKKFNFNSHGHSHYLFPFHIGKEKRFWVMQVSIPDSIYRDDIAGILIRGFISTLVILIVVLFSLNFIFQKLITSGLLKAIGFSEEIAKGNLLAEKEHDKEDEIGTLLGSMNQMRENLLRVVREIGASASKLKSTSQKMADSSRSFSDVAQTQASAAEESSAAVEELAASAQNVGKSMEKAVSSMKEIDGNVDRLKEQIVNINNEMQGLVQLAARSKEQGITGENAMIASTSAMGAIGESASRITEILSIITEISEKTNLLALNAAIEAARAGEAGKGFAVVAEEIGKLASQTSTSVQEIGGLVNSTNNAVLNGNSKVSEASAILRKLREQVEEFDRYAKNVLSSVRNQEENTKEISQNANELMTFSIQIEEAVLEQKHATDEITKTIVSISDGTQEIAAGADDLTSFSGEMHGQAEQLGQLIGKFRTE, encoded by the coding sequence ATGAGCATTCGTTTTCGCATTTCTCTTTATCTTTCCATCGTTCTTTTTGTCGGTTTTACGGTTTTGGCCGGAACAAATTCTTATACCGCTTATCAAAATCTGAAAACGGAGGTCGTCAATAGTTCGAATGTTACTGCGGAACGCTGGACTTTCGAAGTGAAGGATCATCTAGACACAACGATGGCTCTCATCCGAGGGTTTCGTTTTCCTCTTATGTATGCGACCCCTACGAGAAGTCAGGTCATCTTCGCTCTCAAAGAAATATTAAAACGAAATGAAAATTACTACGGAGCCTGGGTTGCGTACGAGCCGAACGGATTTGATGGAAGAGATTCTCAATTTAAAAACACCGAAGGGCACGACGCGACCGGAAGATTTGTTCCTTATCTTCATCGTGGAAAAACAAAAGAAGAAATCGTCTTAGAAGCCGCGAAAAACTACGACAACCTCGGTCCGGACGGGGACTGGTATCAAATTCCGAAAAAATCAAATTCTCCATTGGCAACCGATCCGTATTATTACGAAGTACAAGGAAAGATCAACGTTCTTATGATTTCCTTGGTGGTTCCCATTAGCACCGATGGAAAATACTACGGAGCCGCGGGCTTAGACTATCAATTAGAAGAATTACAAAATCTCATCGGAGATACAAAGCCGTTTCGCAATCAAGGTTACGTCGCTCTCATTTCGCCCAAAGGAATTTACGCAATCAACGGCCTTGATAAGAATTTAGTAGGGAAGCTGATTCCCGAAAAAGAAGAACTCGATTCTTATCTTGTCAAAAGTCAGGAAGGAAAAAAATTCAATTTTAATTCTCACGGTCACAGTCATTATCTCTTTCCGTTTCATATCGGAAAAGAAAAAAGATTCTGGGTCATGCAGGTCAGCATTCCGGATTCTATTTATCGAGACGATATCGCGGGAATTTTAATTCGAGGTTTTATCTCGACTCTTGTGATCTTAATCGTCGTCCTTTTCAGTCTGAATTTTATATTCCAAAAATTGATTACTTCCGGACTTCTCAAAGCGATCGGTTTTTCCGAAGAAATCGCAAAGGGAAATCTTTTAGCGGAAAAGGAACACGACAAAGAAGACGAAATCGGAACCTTGCTCGGATCCATGAATCAGATGCGGGAAAATCTTCTCCGAGTGGTTCGAGAAATCGGAGCCTCCGCTTCTAAACTCAAAAGTACTTCTCAAAAGATGGCGGATTCTTCCAGAAGTTTTTCCGATGTCGCACAAACGCAAGCTTCGGCTGCGGAAGAATCTTCTGCGGCAGTGGAAGAACTCGCTGCCTCGGCGCAAAACGTCGGTAAGTCGATGGAGAAAGCCGTCTCGAGTATGAAAGAAATCGACGGGAACGTGGATCGGCTTAAAGAACAGATCGTAAACATCAATAACGAAATGCAAGGGCTCGTCCAACTCGCGGCTCGATCCAAAGAGCAAGGAATCACCGGCGAAAACGCAATGATCGCTTCCACAAGCGCGATGGGCGCCATCGGCGAAAGCGCTTCTCGGATCACTGAAATTCTTTCCATCATCACCGAGATCTCTGAGAAGACAAACTTGCTAGCGCTCAACGCAGCCATCGAAGCGGCAAGAGCCGGAGAAGCGGGAAAAGGTTTTGCGGTCGTCGCCGAAGAAATCGGAAAACTCGCTTCTCAAACTTCCACGAGCGTACAAGAGATCGGCGGTTTAGTCAATTCTACAAACAACGCGGTTCTCAACGGGAACTCAAAAGTTTCGGAAGCGTCCGCCATTCTTCGTAAACTCAGAGAACAAGTGGAAGAATTTGATCGTTACGCAAAGAACGTTCTTTCTTCCGTAAGAAACCAAGAGGAGAATACGAAAGAAATTTCTCAGAACGCGAACGAACTCATGACCTTCAGCATTCAAATCGAAGAAGCGGTCCTCGAACAAAAACACGCAACGGATGAGATCACAAAAACGATCGTAAGCATCTCCGATGGAACCCAAGAAATCGCAGCGGGCGCGGACGACCTCACTTCTTTTTCCGGAGAAATGCACGGACAAGCGGAACAACTCGGTCAACTGATCGGAAAATTTAGAACGGAGTAA
- a CDS encoding cytidylyltransferase domain-containing protein, which yields MSGILSTPKIFAFIQARTDSTRLPGKVLNEFPFGSGKTLLDRIQDRIRTVLPEEQIFYLIPENDDRLRFFLEERNYNFLTGSLLDVRERYLNAAKTVQAEWILRLTGDNPFYDTLHLDQLLQTFQHSKPDLAHVINLPLGMGGEIFTREALAWTPNVLEERHREHVSLHIKENPDRFRILKLASLLNEEEQKILPHLRLTIDEPKDFETTSEVFKTLNDQNPFFGAKEVIRLFQETPKIFEGNREVEQVRFETPKIQNSSQKTIGLLAGDPVLFGSGHFERSRILFSLLSAEGFRMTWLKEFQNDGDLDLLIVDSRDIRIPEYSKTKILLLDHFGPERKKYRHLEILPHPEIKNNFSLDRILISPRLNFLEKKNGSYLLCYAGNLKPDLTASLDLYLEAIRIKENFSKVVRVGGKGSDLKTIEVLSRIPTFQFQILLAESGGFIGYFGQSLFEAVFFDKKVASFSIGPVHSTLSILSEEEYGIPFAGELGSSDFGKNPELKKSAKPVSGKGYSILLSEIKEFL from the coding sequence ATGAGTGGTATACTTTCAACGCCTAAGATCTTCGCCTTTATCCAAGCGCGAACCGATTCTACCAGACTTCCGGGAAAGGTATTAAATGAATTTCCGTTCGGCTCTGGAAAAACCCTTCTTGATAGAATTCAAGATCGAATTCGGACAGTTCTTCCCGAAGAACAAATCTTTTATTTGATTCCGGAAAACGACGACCGACTTCGATTCTTCTTGGAAGAACGAAACTATAATTTTCTTACGGGAAGTCTTTTGGACGTAAGAGAACGTTATCTAAACGCGGCAAAGACCGTTCAAGCGGAATGGATTTTGCGTCTGACGGGAGACAATCCTTTTTACGATACGCTTCATCTGGATCAACTCTTACAAACGTTTCAACATTCAAAACCGGATCTTGCTCACGTTATCAATCTGCCTTTGGGAATGGGCGGCGAAATTTTCACCCGAGAAGCGCTCGCCTGGACCCCGAACGTTTTAGAGGAAAGACACAGAGAACACGTTAGTCTTCATATCAAAGAGAATCCGGATCGTTTTCGAATTCTAAAATTGGCGTCTTTGTTAAACGAAGAAGAACAAAAAATTCTTCCTCATCTCAGGCTTACGATCGACGAACCCAAAGACTTTGAAACGACTTCCGAAGTTTTTAAAACCCTAAACGATCAAAATCCTTTCTTTGGCGCGAAGGAAGTCATTCGTTTGTTTCAAGAAACTCCGAAAATTTTCGAAGGGAATCGGGAAGTGGAACAAGTTCGTTTTGAAACTCCGAAAATACAAAATTCTTCCCAAAAGACGATCGGACTTTTGGCGGGGGATCCAGTTTTGTTCGGAAGCGGTCACTTTGAACGTTCACGGATTCTATTTTCCCTTCTCTCCGCGGAAGGATTTCGTATGACTTGGTTGAAAGAATTTCAAAACGACGGGGATTTGGATCTTCTCATTGTCGATTCGAGAGACATTCGGATTCCGGAATATTCTAAAACAAAAATACTCCTTTTGGATCATTTCGGACCCGAAAGAAAAAAATACCGCCATTTGGAAATTCTCCCTCACCCTGAAATCAAAAATAATTTTTCTCTGGATCGGATTCTCATTTCACCCCGTCTGAACTTTTTGGAAAAAAAGAACGGTTCGTATTTACTTTGTTATGCGGGGAATCTAAAACCCGACTTGACCGCTTCGTTGGATCTATATCTGGAAGCGATTCGAATTAAGGAAAATTTTTCAAAGGTCGTTCGGGTCGGAGGGAAAGGCTCCGATTTGAAAACGATCGAAGTCTTATCCAGAATTCCTACGTTTCAATTTCAAATCCTTTTGGCGGAGTCCGGCGGCTTTATCGGTTACTTCGGCCAGTCTTTGTTCGAAGCCGTATTCTTTGATAAAAAGGTCGCGAGTTTTTCCATCGGCCCCGTCCATTCCACGCTTTCAATCCTGAGCGAAGAAGAATACGGAATCCCCTTCGCTGGAGAATTGGGTTCTTCCGATTTTGGAAAGAATCCGGAACTGAAAAAGAGCGCGAAACCAGTTTCCGGAAAAGGTTATTCCATTTTGTTAAGCGAAATTAAAGAATTCTTATAA
- a CDS encoding spiro-SPASM protein: MKFPISHSAVFLNSETVTLLQSLSPNERENLFRLSLLNLSRVLPDSTVFFNHWPFGENEITFNSLNIQILENLKEDVFLKKVAENLLDSRTGDPDWDDASFFYFSGLFPCLDETLTKELYERHDRYLSQYSYSENLPAGIVPAILSREFTNSLPETIKTSAQEYLLKNINHYDVEIFYHAPDLRQYRLDFSLKNRRSLNLVRGFLKTKEDWSYQEILPWITSHPEVFRTGPSYLELEVYRGCELSCTFCPRQFGTNDQDGTFLAPNFLENLLKQQEASFSNEYSVCFGGMGEPLLHPQFAELVKRTASFSLLQELMIETALYSDLNPILESLEKLPSEEKEKITWIVNLTTRNPEKYKNLYGKKELEKILSNLEKLEKIFPKNQIHLQFLKIKEAEDEVEAWVDETERQGYGVILQKYNRFAGLMPEKRVTDLTPIQREFCWHLNRDLYVNSNGTVSICRQSSGKEFGNLHKENLIDIWQKGLPSFSNSLNGKHEATGAPCLTCDEWYTFNA, translated from the coding sequence ATGAAATTTCCGATTTCTCATTCCGCCGTTTTTTTAAACTCCGAAACGGTCACTCTTCTTCAGTCCTTATCTCCGAACGAAAGGGAAAATCTGTTTCGGCTTTCTCTTCTCAACCTCTCCAGAGTTCTTCCGGATTCCACCGTTTTTTTTAATCACTGGCCGTTTGGAGAAAATGAAATCACATTTAATTCTTTGAATATTCAAATTTTAGAAAATTTAAAAGAGGATGTTTTTTTAAAGAAGGTGGCGGAGAATCTTTTGGATTCCAGAACCGGAGATCCCGACTGGGACGACGCGTCTTTTTTTTATTTCTCCGGGCTTTTTCCTTGTTTGGACGAAACCTTGACCAAAGAACTCTATGAAAGACACGACCGTTATCTTTCTCAATATTCTTATAGCGAAAATCTCCCGGCCGGAATCGTACCTGCGATTTTATCCAGAGAATTTACAAACAGCCTTCCGGAAACGATCAAAACTTCCGCGCAGGAATATCTTCTCAAGAACATCAATCACTACGACGTGGAAATTTTTTATCACGCTCCGGATTTACGACAATATCGATTGGACTTTTCTTTAAAAAACAGAAGGTCTCTGAACTTAGTCCGGGGTTTTCTCAAAACAAAAGAGGATTGGTCTTATCAAGAAATTCTTCCTTGGATCACAAGTCATCCGGAAGTTTTTAGAACCGGTCCTTCTTATTTGGAACTCGAGGTTTATAGAGGTTGTGAACTCAGCTGTACATTTTGTCCGAGACAGTTTGGAACCAACGATCAAGACGGAACTTTTCTCGCTCCCAATTTTTTGGAGAATCTTCTCAAACAACAGGAAGCTTCTTTTTCAAACGAATACAGCGTTTGTTTTGGAGGAATGGGAGAACCGCTTCTTCATCCTCAATTCGCCGAACTCGTAAAAAGAACCGCTTCGTTTTCTCTCTTACAAGAATTGATGATCGAGACTGCGCTCTATTCCGATTTGAATCCGATCTTAGAATCTTTAGAAAAACTTCCTTCGGAAGAAAAAGAAAAAATCACTTGGATCGTGAATCTCACGACTCGAAATCCGGAAAAATATAAAAACCTCTACGGTAAAAAAGAATTGGAGAAAATTCTTTCCAACTTGGAAAAACTGGAAAAGATATTTCCAAAAAATCAAATCCATCTCCAATTCTTAAAGATAAAAGAAGCCGAAGACGAAGTGGAAGCTTGGGTCGACGAAACCGAAAGACAAGGTTACGGAGTGATTCTTCAAAAATACAATCGATTCGCCGGTTTGATGCCGGAGAAAAGGGTTACTGATCTAACTCCGATTCAGAGAGAATTTTGTTGGCATCTCAATCGGGATCTCTACGTAAATTCAAACGGAACCGTTTCGATCTGCAGACAATCTTCCGGAAAAGAATTCGGAAATCTTCATAAAGAAAATCTAATAGACATCTGGCAAAAAGGACTTCCTTCGTTTAGTAACTCATTGAACGGAAAACACGAAGCCACGGGCGCACCTTGCCTAACCTGCGATGAGTGGTATACTTTCAACGCCTAA
- a CDS encoding aspartate kinase codes for MANIIVQKYGGTSVGTPERIQNVARRIKSYHDKGQQVAVVVSAMGHTTDELVELAGKISKNPPKREMDMLLSTGEQISTALLAMALWEIGVPATSFTGSQIKLLTDGNFSNAKIKMIDRSRIDAAFEEGKVVIIAGFQGIDADENITTLGRGGSDTSAVAIAAVLGAKECEIYTDVDGVYTADPRVVPNAKKHKQITYEEMLELASLGAGVLHSRSVELGMNYDVVIHVRSSFNDNPGTLVVSEDKIMEKLKVSGVTAKSDQARITIAGVPDKPGLAAGLFGELSTKHILVDMIVQSSPHNGINTISFTIPKKDVLEAKPILQSFSKAQGAKEPEINESIAIVSAVGVGMKSHVGVAAGMFKALADNGINIEMISTSEIKISCVIPEDQAKIAINKIHDVFGLSS; via the coding sequence ATGGCAAATATCATCGTTCAGAAATACGGCGGAACTTCCGTGGGAACCCCGGAAAGAATCCAGAACGTTGCAAGAAGAATCAAATCCTATCATGACAAGGGTCAACAAGTCGCGGTCGTTGTTTCCGCAATGGGACATACGACGGACGAACTCGTCGAACTCGCGGGTAAAATTTCTAAGAATCCTCCGAAACGTGAAATGGACATGCTCCTTTCTACGGGAGAACAAATTTCAACGGCCCTTCTCGCCATGGCCCTCTGGGAGATTGGAGTTCCCGCAACTTCTTTTACGGGTTCTCAGATCAAACTTCTTACGGACGGAAATTTTTCAAACGCGAAGATCAAGATGATCGATCGTTCTCGTATCGATGCGGCTTTCGAAGAAGGAAAGGTCGTCATCATCGCGGGATTTCAAGGAATCGACGCGGATGAGAATATAACGACTCTGGGAAGAGGCGGATCCGATACTTCCGCAGTCGCGATAGCCGCCGTCCTTGGCGCAAAAGAATGTGAAATTTATACCGACGTGGACGGAGTTTACACCGCCGATCCGAGAGTGGTTCCTAACGCAAAAAAGCATAAGCAGATCACTTACGAAGAGATGCTCGAACTTGCAAGTTTAGGCGCGGGTGTTCTTCATTCCAGAAGCGTCGAGTTGGGAATGAATTACGACGTTGTAATCCACGTCCGTTCCAGCTTCAATGATAACCCGGGAACACTTGTGGTGAGCGAGGATAAAATTATGGAAAAATTAAAAGTCAGCGGAGTCACCGCAAAAAGCGATCAAGCGAGAATCACGATCGCCGGAGTTCCGGACAAACCCGGTTTAGCGGCGGGACTTTTTGGAGAATTGAGCACGAAACATATTCTTGTCGATATGATCGTTCAGTCCTCTCCGCATAATGGAATCAATACGATCTCCTTTACGATTCCAAAAAAGGACGTTTTGGAAGCGAAGCCGATTCTTCAATCGTTCTCGAAAGCACAGGGTGCAAAAGAACCGGAGATCAACGAAAGTATCGCGATCGTTTCCGCGGTCGGAGTCGGAATGAAATCTCACGTCGGAGTTGCGGCTGGAATGTTTAAGGCGCTCGCGGACAATGGAATCAACATCGAAATGATTTCCACTTCCGAAATCAAAATTTCCTGTGTGATTCCGGAAGACCAAGCAAAGATCGCGATCAATAAGATTCACGACGTCTTCGGTCTTTCCAGCTAA
- a CDS encoding putative peptidyl-prolyl cis-trans isomerase: MKTKQTYARPFLVAGMFVSLFFQTPIQTAESLNRVIATVGTVSISELDLDDAGEKYNRLQKHLKHEDFRKSLRTRIIDFLIDRAIVDVVAEEESVQVNEQRVDAEIEKRMEVMGITTRKQFEKAMEASSNMPFELWVTELPYQIKKGQLLQLKIAVPPPNEQEIRTWYNQNKDKVGFEIRYRIIAIAPDNDSVQEENKLFKEVSEIKKSVLSDPSSFALIAGSPRNDPTLRSRRGMVEWISSFDLYKYSKITATIAAPLPNGGISDVFRDERKRYCILKIEGKRPTPMDNLRGGIQNILYRDKEEDTFHKWLKESRAEIPIQIFDENYRKENKISLKEETFHLD, translated from the coding sequence ATGAAGACAAAACAAACATACGCTAGACCCTTTCTCGTCGCGGGAATGTTTGTGTCCTTGTTTTTTCAAACTCCGATCCAAACCGCGGAATCTCTCAACCGAGTCATCGCGACCGTCGGCACCGTATCCATTTCCGAATTGGATCTGGATGACGCCGGAGAAAAATACAATCGTCTTCAAAAACACCTCAAACACGAAGACTTCCGAAAATCTCTTCGCACTCGAATCATAGATTTTCTCATCGATCGCGCGATCGTCGACGTGGTCGCCGAAGAAGAATCCGTTCAAGTGAACGAACAAAGAGTCGATGCGGAGATCGAAAAAAGAATGGAAGTGATGGGAATCACAACTCGTAAACAATTCGAAAAAGCGATGGAAGCTTCTTCCAATATGCCTTTCGAACTCTGGGTTACGGAACTTCCGTATCAGATCAAAAAGGGACAACTCCTTCAATTGAAGATCGCGGTCCCTCCTCCGAACGAACAAGAAATCAGAACCTGGTATAATCAGAACAAAGACAAAGTAGGATTCGAAATTCGTTATAGAATCATCGCGATCGCTCCGGACAACGATTCCGTACAGGAAGAAAACAAACTCTTTAAGGAAGTTTCCGAAATCAAAAAATCGGTTCTTTCCGATCCTTCTTCTTTTGCTCTCATCGCGGGTTCTCCCAGAAACGATCCGACTCTCCGATCCAGAAGAGGAATGGTGGAATGGATTTCTTCCTTTGATCTTTACAAATACAGTAAGATCACAGCGACCATCGCGGCCCCTCTTCCCAACGGAGGCATTTCAGACGTATTCCGAGACGAAAGAAAACGTTATTGTATCTTAAAGATCGAAGGAAAAAGACCAACTCCGATGGACAATCTTCGGGGAGGAATCCAGAACATCCTCTATCGCGATAAGGAAGAAGATACGTTTCACAAATGGCTAAAAGAATCCAGAGCCGAAATCCCGATCCAAATCTTCGACGAAAACTACAGAAAAGAAAATAAAATCTCTCTCAAAGAAGAGACTTTTCACTTAGACTGA